The following are from one region of the Platichthys flesus chromosome 2, fPlaFle2.1, whole genome shotgun sequence genome:
- the si:ch1073-335m2.2 gene encoding msx2-interacting protein isoform X2: MVRETRHLWVGNLPEHVREEKIVEHFKRYGRVESVKVLRKRGSEGGVAAFVDFVDIKSAQKAHNAVNKMGDRDLRTDYNEPGSVPSAVRGLEDSSPSSSRDVTGFSRATVGPVFGPPVSLHTREGRYERRIDGSSETRERAYDHSPYGHHDRSGTLDRQRHYNTEYYRDRSMFAAAGPGTSAVGGSFEATDPHFDSRIRDPFTLTNSTRRDLYRDDRGRRVDRTYHHRRSRSSHSSQSRHPSPQRTIGQTPKTPHSPKRAPLSPGRGPRSRSRSRSSSSDSVSSTSSTGSGSDSNSSSSDGSRARSVQSSAAHAPTQSSMGLDSDEPRRSFGIKVQNLPVRSTDTSLKDGLFHEFKKHGKVTSVQIHGATEDRYGLVFFRQQEDQEKALTVSKGKLFFGMLIEVTAWNGPETESENEFRPLDGRIDEFHPKATRTLFIGNLEKTTSYQQLLDIFQRFGEIVDIDIKKVNGVPQYAFVQYSDIGSVCKAIKKMDGEYLGSNRLKLGFGKSMPTTCVWLDGLATNITEQYLTRHFCRYGHVVKVVFDRLKGMALVMYNNTDFAQAAVRETKGWKIGGNKIKVDFASQESQMAFYRSMQASGQDIRDLYEIPTERREERRPPFHEFTAERAYYENIRTPGLYPTEEARRDYAARSRERFPELEHYQGEPFDPRYHEDPRDYRDYRDPFEQDIRKYTYIQRERERERERFEADRTRWSPSHPRRPVTPTVSPSPSERAPRDPERRVYSQSSEPSGSVSSMSPPHFDKSEKTPLDHSSKGDKTEKSSQPDRLASVEKTKRAKRKEKVDKDKAEKVKSRKAKGQSPSNQVPVTELEAGFEGGSGRARGSDQDGHERQKSKGEDDSVSAIQVSTANHDSLKTERSEISKGDNSDMDGKSRLKKHLKSDTGSDGKDLSVDSDRLAARKRRFADSGGKTVHQKRSRHEDEDQSSDLGTSSTYLKESDTDKHKESVRKDSRLKVDKSSTQKDGQEDLRGQREKSEGSLDTLDSKRHAGHTSSRRFSHEGVAEQSNTREQAHHVAIKPSGQNSDTDKGPKNKEDHVDIDLSQSYRKQMEQNRRLSQQQQQRESDKPHKPDSPQGSEMEELEHRSLVHEVGKPPEDVTDNFPSHKLKKIDLFDTDLGTKKERVYRSFRQKSEDPEWNHTASPGHHHLSLHAEEDFMDPSQKESSRNDEKIHPDVELLFKRTHNTPMTKQNTPILTVEEEQQKRWESRVKQDLIPDLNFSRNLSKNIHNCKRLEYGIWHDLEPGEVRSDSEEDREPKPHSPVPSTSVPFSERPRVDRFSDPKIAQLERNKFYSFALDQTITPDTKALLERAKSLSSSREDNWSFLDYDSHFAGLRNRKDTEKVESVPRPTPSWYMKKKKIRSGSEDKLDDRKEEPKPEEHERRELFASRFLHSPVFELDSRRLQHLERKHEEPENAQNQQPGQQGIADGELDSGPVVLFQSRFLELTRLQQQKNKTQQQPEAKGEPIVAYKGKVEKVLVQEQPILQPPETIVSIMEPEIKPISPAEEVICEPRLAPMSVTQSVVKDFPPPEDKCAALNPAPDPYSQMSFIKEETKEEMKENKYVVPIHTPPAETSESEPAPVVSSEPSPSLDRSKVSPFEVKLEIVPEDVKPVVATPCRQSSQDELVISLEPEMDLEMTQPEVPVATSPIPSSYLDEGDVQKAIHSTCKIVPEPDGENKLQVSKVHIPFDDRNDEPVSPQKEHKSKEKNKKCKQSPAQVIPVMSASEKQATRKSERIDKEKLKRGSSPRAESRSTGKSPIHGSDPDMLEQSISLGRARRRNVRSVYATPVEDDAQVRSGKEITESPRSARKRGTDKETAHQQNIEQDPPAPAPANKRGRPPKNRRQGDDGTTIKVDKPKTDKETDSNESESGERISKGKTSPLNTKSSTYQMSTSFGSGLTQKGDKIEMTEDDDEEMDFTEEDTFQDSSSSSKEDQSTKGDQTKEEKEKPGRELGKDKDVTSEVKSNGKETDTSVLEENLTLEKEKIVRGKTKLTRTPRSPVLKNLKIRLNVTEVKDLLQLDELGSQEDSSKFKPGEHSDPVSKCTDAIKGAAHNVAKENADLDEEVLEAPKSLISQELELEQALKNIASPDFPGELQTPAVSQADSKNPDQEKSDNPANETELMAAIYSITAEDTPVAVTQPPPQRTDSAPTSEMQDFIHPAKDDETETKTPTIQEEPVFQTTPKKGTKGRPKTPKRQKNPKQVGKDIKEGPSVSEEVTAKVTESITSGVMSVPETTPSGAATVITPTTWKPEPEPPVVKATEVKAESESSSEEQIQNLKSAYPLSKSPICPKPLPLPSECISPSLSPLANKPNIRPMQTSRISISPTDWRPLSKDTGVSTSPVVTLTSKENPPLPVESENMESEHGTSDLRQILMKYKNISLPVSSSFSSNLPSLRDQNQSESNTPSAIVPNKSPLPDSRMAAHSAPSVVRPPVTLPSPETKSVISVIASTATSVISRVCNPPEPENKANMSIGNPCVDMTLPKSSYRPSKDDTGSYHAQSVGDEGGSASRFIVESPSLGVGSFPGLRVNTSEGVVVLSHSGQKIEGPQRISAKISQIPQATAGDMESQQLVSMPQIKQEMYGHSQSGLPKGSSLQADHGHPGKTQSALSIKQESCGLEKIESAYQSGPQGVVKRLTPGNQQVLGYHQDYMPLKHQKKMDSADPHSTDGAKPSWTSAISPSISPHLPSPPGNHVSFVSAAGDRAPSHLSGVKQEPRSPRKSGHPHSPFTKVSSPIGSSSPKGIPVMLSTGLPAMQQFITGVHHPEQTVIMPPHSVPGGLGRMSPHCVSQSIPVGHLVQDVRVNTPPLSVMSYGMHSEPLASPWSGPMQPRPASPQAVGRDKVLKVNPGSLRSHDGEQEEARHFHMAGRQPSTQLKPETLQSDPRGSLRSGVQLDSYMAPRDMRVLMHQQGERSAQDPHSGHIQEIPPLSPRPHALPKGVSEKDITKPLDAKRPHSPLPKDGGMGMRQCGPAMASPQRVQLMPPGPSGSFSEYTGMYPNPRGIHSQLPETSPVNQPPLNVTPNIGTELQAKPDSKMTQPANMVQLLTKYPIVWQGLLALKNDTAAVQLHFVCGNKVLAHRSLPLQEGGALLRIVQRMRLEVSQLESVARRMTGDSEYCLLLALPCGRDQDDVLNQTQALKSAFINYLQTKLAAGIINIPNPGSNQPAYVLQIFPPCEFSESHLSQVAPDLLNRISSISPHLMIVITSV; encoded by the exons GTATGGGCGCGTGGAGAGTGTTAAAGTTCTGCGGAAGCgagggtcagagggtggtgTTGCAGCGTTTGTGGATTTTGTGGATATCAAAAGTGCGCAGAAGGCTCACAATGCTGTCAACAAAATGGGAGACAGGGACCTGCGGACTGACTACAATGAGCCTGGATCAGTCCCTAGTGCTGTTCGGGGCCTCGAAGACAGCTCCCCCTCGAGCAGTCGAGACGTTACAGGATTCTCTAGGGCAACAGTTGGTCCTGTGTTTGGCCCACCTGTGTCCCTGCACACCAGAGAAGGACGTTATGAACGGAGAATAGATGG tAGCTCAGAAACCCGTGAACGTGCATATGACCACAGCCCATATGGACACCATGACCGCAGTGGCACTCTTGACCGGCAGCGTCACTACAACACTGAATATTACCGTGATCGTTCTatgtttgctgctgctggccCGGGGACTAGTGCTGTTGGGGGAAGCTTTGAGGCAACAGACCCACATTTTGACTCTAGAATTCGAGACCCCTTCACTCTTACTAATTCAACACGACGTGACCTGTACAGAGATGACCGAGGAAGACGCGTTGACAGAACTTACCATCATCGGCGAAGCCGATCGTCTCATTCCTCACAGTCAAGGCACCCTTCCCCACAACGGACCATTGGACAAACCCCCAAAACCCCTCATTCACCTAAAAGAGCTCCTTTGTCCCCTGGTAGAGGCCCAAGGTCTCGGTCCCGGAGCCGATCTTCAAGCTCTGATTCTgtcagcagcaccagcagtaCGGGCAGTGGCAG TGactcaaacagcagctcaaGCGATGGGTCCCGTGCACGTTCTGTTCAGTCGTCAGCTGCACACGCCCCTACTCAGTCATCAATGGGGCTGGACTCAGATGAACCACGCAGAAGCTTTGGAATTAAAGTTCAAAACTTACCAGTGCGCTCCACAG ACACAAGTTTGAAAGATGGACTCTTCCATGAATTCAAGAAACATGGGAAAGTGACCTCTGTGCAGATCCATGGAGCAACGGAGGACCGTTATGGCTTGGTGTTCTTTAGACAGCAAGAGGATCAAGAGAAAGCCCTAACTGTTTCCAAGGGAAAGCTTTTCTTTGGAATGCTTATTGAAGTCACTGCCTGGAATGGCCCTG AAACGGAGAGTGAAAATGAATTCAGGCCCTTGGATGGGCGGATAGATGAGTTCCACCCAAAGGCCACTAGGACCCTGTTTATTGGTAACCTTGAGAAGACCACCAGTTATCAACAACTCCTTGACATCTTTCAGCGGTTTGGAGAAATTGTG GACATTGACATCAAGAAGGTGAATGGAGTCCCCCAGTATGCCTTTGTGCAATATTCTGATATTGGCAGTGTGTGCAAGGCCATAAAGAAGATGGATGGAGAGTATCTGGGGAGCAACAGACTAAAG CTTGGTTTTGGGAAGAGTATGCCCACAACATGTGTTTGGCTAGATGGTTTGGCAACCAACATAACAGAACAATACCTCACCCGTCATTTCTGTCGCTATGGACATGTAGTTAAG GTTGTGTTTGATAGATTGAAAGGGATGGCCCTCGTCATGTACAACAACACAGATTTTGCTCAAGCAGCTGTAAGGGAGACCAAAGGCTGGAAGATTGGTGGCAATAAAATAAAG GTGGACTTTGCAAGCCAAGAGAGTCAGATGGCGTTTTACAGATCTATGCAGGCATCTGGCCAAGACATCAGAGACCTTTATGAAATTCCTACTGAGCGAAG GGAGGAACGCAGACCTCCCTTTCATGAATTCACAGCAGAAAGAGCATACTATGAGAACATACGAACCCCTGGCCTCTACCCCACAGAGGAGGCTCGAAGAGATTATGCTGCCCGCAGCCGAGAGCGGTTTCCTGAACTGGAACATTATCAGGGAGAACCTTTTGACCCACGTTACCATGAAGACCCAAGAGACTACAGGGACTACAGAGACCCCTTTGAGCAAGACATTCGAAAATACACATACATTCaaagagagcgagaaagagagcgagagcgcTTTGAGGCGGATCGCACTAGGTGGAGCCCCTCCCATCCAAGGCGACCTGTTACTCCAACAGTATCGCCCTCACCATCTGAGCGTGCTCCCAGAGATCCCGAGAGACGGGTTTATAGCCAGTCGTCTGAGCCAAGTGGCAGTGTGAGCTCAATGTCACCACCACACTTTGACAAATCGGAAAAGACTCCACTGGACCATTCTTCTAAGGgtgacaaaactgaaaagagcAGTCAACCTGATCGTTTGGCTAGTGTTGAGAAAACCAAACGTGCAAAACGAAAAGAGAAAGTTGACAAAGACAAAGCTGAGAAAGTTAAATCAAGGAAAGCAAAGGGGCAATCCCCATCAAACCAAGTACCTGTAACTGAACTTGAGGCTGGTTTTGAAGGAGGCTCAGGACGAGCAAGGGGATCAGACCAGGATGGTCACGAGAGGCAGAAATCTAAGGGGGAGGACGACTCTGTGTCTGCAATTCAGGTGTCAACTGCTAATCACGACTCTCTGAAAACTGAAAGATCTGAAATAAGTAAAGGAGATAATTCAGATATGGATGGGAAAAGTCGACTCAAGAAACATCTCAAGTCTGATACTGGAAGTGATGGAAAAGATTTATCAGTGGATTCAGATCGCCTTGCAGCAAGGAAAAGACGTTTTGCTGATTCTGGTGGAAAGACTGTTCATCAGAAGAGAAGCAGACATGAGGATGAGGATCAGTCCTCTGACTTAGGTACCAGTTCCACATATTTGAAAGAGTCAGACACTGATAAACACAAAGAATCAGTACGAAAAGATTCAAGACTCAAAGTTGATAAAAGTAGCACTCAAAAAGATGGTCAAGAGGACCTTagaggacaaagagagaaatcCGAGGGATCTTTGGACACTTTGGATTCAAAACGCCATGCGGGGCACACTTCATCAAGAAGGTTTTCACATGAGGGGGTTGCCGAACAAAGCAATACAAGAGAACAAGCACACCACGTTGCTATTAAACCCAGTGGTCAGAATAGTGACACTGACAAAGGCCCCAAGAACAAGGAAGACCATGTTGACATCGACCTGTCTCAGAGTTACCGCAAGCAAATGGAGCAAAATAGACGTTTAAgccagcagcaacagcagcgtGAGTCTGACAAACCTCACAAACCAGATAGTCCACAAGGAAGTGAAATGGAGGAGTTGGAGCATCGCAGTCTTGTTCATGAAGTTGGAAAGCCCCCTGAAGATGTCACGGATAATTTCCCATCTCACAAACTTAAGAAAATTGACCTATTTGACACAGACCTGGGGACAAAGAAAGAGCGGGTCTACCGGAGCTTTAGACAAAAAAGTGAAGATCCTGAATGGAACCACACCGCCTCTCCAGGACatcaccacctctctctccatgCAGAGGAGGACTTTATGGATCCATCTCAGAAGGAGTCAAGTCGAAATGATGAAAAGATTCACCCAGATGTGGAGCTCTTATTCAAAAGGACACATAACACACCAATGACCAAACAAAACACGCCTATACTGACTGTCGAAGAAGAACAGCAAAAGAGATGGGAGAGCAGAGTTAAACAAGACCTGATACCTGACCTTAACTTTTCCAGAAATCTTAGTAAAAACATCCACAATTGCAAACGTTTGGAATATGGTATTTGGCATGACTTGGAGCCAGGAGAAGTGCGATCAGATTCTGAAGAGGACAGGGAGCCGAAACCCCACTCTCCTGTGCCCTCGACATCTGTGCCTTTTTCCGAGAGGCCAAGGGTTGACAGGTTTTCAGACCCCAAGATAGCACAACTTGAAAGGAACAAGTTCTACTCATTTGCACTCGACCAGACTATTACACCAGATACCAAGGCTCTGCTTGAACGTGCAAAGTCTCTTTCATCTTCTAGAGAGGATAACTGGTCATTTTTAGATTACGATTCTCACTTTGCAGGTTTACGCAACAGAAAAGATACTGAGAAAGTAGAATCAGTGCCAAGGCCTACACCTTCTTGgtacatgaaaaagaaaaagattagGAGTGGATCTGAAGACAAACTTGATGACAGGAAAGAAGAACCTAAGCCAGAGGAGCATGAACGGAGGGAACTATTTGCCTCCCGCTTCCTTCATAGCCCTGTATTTGAGCTCGACTCGCGACGTCTTCAACACTTGGAACGAAAACATGAAGAACCTGAGAATGCTCAAAACCAGCAACCTGGTCAGCAAGGTATAGCAGATGGTGAACTTGACTCTGGGCCAGTTGTCCTTTTCCAGAGTCGTTTTTTGGAACTCACAcgactgcagcagcagaagaataAAACCCAACAGCAGCCTGAGGCAAAAGGAGAGCCAATCGTCGCATATAAGggtaaagtggaaaaagtgCTAGTTCAAGAGCAGCCAATTTTACAGCCACCTGAAACAATAGTATCTATAATGGAGCCTGAAATTAAACCAATCAGTCCAGCTGAAGAGGTAATTTGTGAACCCAGACTTGCACCTATGTCTGTCACCCAATCTGTGGTTAAGGACTTTCCTCCACCAGAAGACAAATGTGCTGCGTTAAATCCAGCCCCCGATCCATATTCCCAAATGTCTTTCATAAAGGAAGAGACAAAGGAAgagatgaaggaaaataaatatgtggTTCCCATTCACACCCCGCCAGCTGAGACATCTGAATCAGAACCTGCACCTGTTGTATCATCCGAACCCAGTCCCTCGCTCGATAGATCTAAGGTTTCTCCATTTGAAGTGAAATTGGAAATTGTTCCTGAGGATGTAAAACCTGTGGTTGCAACACCGTGTCGCCAGAGTTCTCAGGATGAGCTTGTTATCAGTTTAGAACCAGAGATGGATCTTGAGATGACACAACCAGAAGTGCCTGTAGCCACTAGTCCCATACCATCTAGTTATCTAGATGAAGGGGATGTCCAGAAAGCGATACATTCCACTTGTAAAATAGTACCAGAGCCGGATGGAGAAAATAAACTTCAAGTTAGTAAAGTGCATATTCCTTTCGATGACAGAAATGATGAGCCAGTGTCACCCCAGAAAGAGCATAAAtctaaagagaaaaataaaaaatgcaagcAATCCCCTGCTCAAGTTATTCCTGTCATGTCGGCCTCTGAGAAACAAGCTACTCGCAAAAGTGAGCGCATCgacaaagagaaactgaaacgTGGATCCTCCCCCAGAGCTGAATCAAGGTCCACAGGCAAATCTCCTATCCATGGATCAGACCCTGATATGTTAGAGCAAAGCATATCTTTAGGCAGAGCCAGGCGGAGAAATGTTAGGTCTGTGTACGCTACCCCCGTTGAAGATGATGCACAAGTTCGTTCTGGAAAAGAAATTACAGAGTCTCCACGTTCTGCGAGAAAGCGAGGTACAGACAAAGaaacagcacatcaacaaaacatcGAGCAGGATCCTCCTGCTCCAGCCCCTGCAAATAAACGGGGCCGTCCTCCCAAAAATCGTAGACAAGGTGACGATGGTACAACTATTAAAGTGGACAAACCCAAAACGGATAAAGAAACTGATTCAAATGAATCAGAAAGTGGCGaacgaatatcaaaaggcaaaACATCGCCTCTTAACACAAAGAGTTCAACATATCAGATGTCCACATCCTTTGGTTCTGGATTAACACAGAAAGGAGACAAAATTGAGATGACAGAGGATGACGATGAGGAAATGGATTTCACAGAGGAGGATACCTTTCAAGATTCATCAAGTTCAAGTAAAGAAGATCAGTCAACTAAAGGTGACcaaacaaaagaggagaaagaaaaaccagGAAGAGAATTGGGCAAAGATAAAGATGTGACCAGTGAGGTTAAATCAAATGGAAAAGAGACGGATACCTCAGTCTTGGAGGAGAATCTGACCCTGGAAAAAGAGAAGATTGTTAGAGGAAAAACCAAGTTGACAAGGACTCCCAGGTCTCCTGTCCTCAAGAACCTCAAAATAAGACTAAATGTAACTGAGGTGAAAGACCTTCTTCAATTAGATGAACTTGGGTCTCAAGAAGACAGTTCAAAGTTCAAACCGGGTGAACACAGTGATCCTGTTTCAAAGTGCACTGACGCTATTAAAGGGGCCGCCCATAATGTAGCAAAGGAAAATGCGGATTTAGATGAAGAGGTCCTGGAAGCACCAAAAAGCTTAATTTCACAGGAGCTTGAATTGGAGCAGGCTCTGAAGAACATTGCCAGTCCAGACTTTCCAGGAGAACTACAAACACCAGCTGTTTCACAGGCGGACTCTAAAAACCCAGATCAAGAAAAATCAGACAATCCAGCCAACGAGACAGAACTCATGGCTGCCATTTACTCGATAACAGCTGAGGATACACCTGTAGCCgtaacccagcctcctccacaaAGAACAGATTCAGCACCCACGTCTGAGATGCAAGACTTCATTCATCCTGCCAAGGACGATGAAACTGAAACGAAAACGCCCACCATACAGGAGGAACCTGTTTTTCAAACCACGCCTAAAAAGGGCACCAAGGGCAGACCTAAAACTCCAAAACGGCAGAAAAATCCAAAGCAAGTAGGAAAGGATATAAAGGAAGGACCTTCTGTAAGTGAGGAAGTGACAGCTAAAGTCACAGAGAGCATAACCTCCGGTGTAATGAGTGTGCCTGAGACGACTCCATCAGGAGCTGCAACGGTTATTACTCCTACTACTTGGAAACCAGAACCCGAGCCTCCCGTTGTCAAGGCTACTGAAGTAAAGGCAGAGTCTGAATCATCTTCTGAAGAACAAATTCAAAATCTTAAATCTGCTTACCCTCTGTCTAAGAGTCCAATATGCCCAAAGCCTCTGCCGCTGCCATCTGAGTGCATCTCCCCTTCCTTGTCTCCTCTTGCAAATAAGCCCAATATCAGACCCATGCAAACAAGTAGAATTTCTATTTCTCCTACAGATTGGCGCCCACTGTCTAAAGATACAGGTGTTTCCACATCACCTGTTGTGACATTGACTTCAAAGGAAAACCCGCCTTTACCCGTGGAATCTGAAAACATGGAATCTGAACATGGTACAAGTGACTTGAGACAGATActcatgaaatataaaaacatttcactgcCGGTCAGCAGTTCTTTTTCTAGTAACCTTCCCTCCCTCCGAGATCAGAACCAATCTGAAAGTAATACTCCATCAGCTATTGTGCCAAATAAGTCACCTCTACCTGATAGTAGAATGGCTGCTCATTCAGCCCCGTCAGTTGTTAGGCCTCCTGTCACGCTGCCATCCCCTGAGACAAAGTCTGTTATCTCCGTCATTGCATCCACTGCAACCTCTGTTATCAGTCGTGTATGTAACCCTCCTGAGcctgaaaacaaagcaaacatgaGTATTGGAAATCCCTGTGTGGACATGACTCTACCAAAATCTAGCTATAGGCCCAGCAAAGACGATACTGGATCATACCATGCGCAATCTGTAGGAGATGAGGGGGGAAGTGCCTCCCGTTTCATTGTTGAGAGCCCCAGCCTCGGTGTGGGATCCTTCCCTGGTCTGAGGGTAAATACATCTGAAGGAGTTGTCGTATTGAGCCACTCGGGCCAGAAAATAGAAGGACCTCAGCGGATAAGTGCGAAAATAAGTCAGATCCCACAAGCAACTGCTGGTGACATGGAATCTCAGCAGTTGGTTTCAATGCCCcagataaaacaggaaatgtatGGTCATTCTCAGTCAGGACTTCCGAAGGGGTCTTCACTACAGGCAGATCATGGGCATCCTGGTAAGACGCAATCCGCTTTATCTATTAAACAAGAAAGCTGTGGTTTGGAAAAGATTGAATCCGCTTACCAGTCTGGACCTCAAGGAGTAGTGAAGCGTCTCACACCGGGTAACCAGCAAGTATTAGGCTACCATCAGGATTACATGCCCTTGAAACATCAAAAGAAAATGGACAGTGCTGATCCTCATAGTACTGATGGAGCTAAACCATCTTGGACATCTGCTATCAGTCCATCTATCAGCCCCCATTTGCCCTCTCCACCGGGCAACCATGTCAGTTTTGTTTCAGCAGCTGGGGACAGAGCTCCTTCACATCTCAGTGGGGTCAAACAAGAACCACGATCTCCACGCAAGTCAGGTCATCCACACTCTCCATTTACCAAAGTGTCCTCACCCATAGGCTCCTCATCCCCGAAAGGCATACCAGTGATGTTATCCACTGGACTGCCTGCCATGCAGCAGTTTATTACTGGTGTACATCATCCAGAGCAGACAGTGATCATGCCACCTCACAGTGTGCCTGGAGGCTTGGGGCGGATGTCTCCTCACTGTGTTAGTCAATCAATTCCAGTGGGCCATCTTGTCCAAGATGTCCGTGTCAATACTCCACCTCTCTCTGTGATGAGCTATGGGATGCATAGTGAGCCTCTTGCGTCTCCCTGGTCTGGTCCAATGCAGCCACGGCCAGCCTCACCCCAGGCTGTTGGCAGAGACAAGGTTCTCAAGGTAAACCCTGGTTCTTTGAGGAGTCATGATGGGGAACAGGAAGAAGCCAGACACTTCCATATGGCGGGGAGACAACCGAGCACACAGCTCAAACCGGAGACTTTGCAGTCAGATCCTCGTGGGTCATTGCGAAGTGGTGTCCAGTTGGATTCATACATGGCACCGAGAGACATGCGTGTGCTGATGCACCAACAGGGAGAGCGTTCAGCCCAAGACCCACATTCTGGACACATTCAAGAGATTCCCCCCCTGTCCCCAAGACCCCATGCTTTGCCTAAAGGTGTGTCTGAGAAGGATATAACAAAGCCATTAGATGCAAAGAGGCCCCACTCCCCTCTTCctaaagatggagggatgggcaTGCGACAATGTGGACCAGCAATGGCGTCTCCCCAGAGAGTACAGCTAATGCCACCAGGGCCCAGCGGTTCATTCTCAGAGTACACAGGGATGTACCCAAACCCAAGAGGCATCCATTCTCAACTACCAGAGACCTCTCCTGTTAACCAGCCACCACTGAATGTCACCCCAAATATC